The Vitis vinifera cultivar Pinot Noir 40024 chromosome 7, ASM3070453v1 genomic interval AAGATattaaaagatgatttttttttataaaaaaaaaaacatattagtgtaaaaattttattcctcaaattccaaaaaatggcaaaaataaaaatgacaaaatccTCAGACATCAGGAAAAGgtgtaaaagaaaaaagttaaaaacacggaaaaacaaaagatttgTTAGGAAGAGCGAAGCGACTAAAAAGCCGTTAATGGCGCTGCCCACAACCCGAGGAGAACACGCGCTGATGCACGTGCGTGGACAGCAGAAACACGTAGACTCtggtgttaaaaaaatatttacaacaCAAAAATTGCCACTATATAAATACACAGACACTCAAAGGCATCTTCACTCCTGCTTTAATCGCAACCTTGCaaaatttgagagagagagagagagagagggagggagtgTGTCTGTTTAAGAGAgagaaattgagaaattttcCGCCATTAATGCCTCACAGCGAGAAAGTGTGATCGATAGCGTTGTTCACGGCTTCTATAACTGAGACTGATTTTTCTTTGCTGTTTCGTCTCTTTTTCTCGCTGTCCAAACAGAGGTGTTACGCGGCATGGAGCTGAGCAAGGTGACGCTGGAGATCTTCTCCAAACTTGAGCAGAAATGGCTGTCTCACTGCGAAGGTAGTAAAAAGACTAGAGTTCTCAGCATCGACGGCGGCGGAACCACCGCCGTTGTTGCCACAGCCGCCTTGGTTCACCTTGAAGACCAGATCCAACTCAAGACTGGCGATTCGCACTCTCGCATTGTTGATTTCTTCGATGTCGTTGTTGGTACCGGAATCGGTGCTGTTTTTGCTGCAATGCTCACTGCGGATGACGGTTCTGGGCGGCCATTGTTTAGCGCTAAAGAAGCTGTTAGATTTCTGACGGAGAAGCAGTGTGAGATGTTTAAGATCAAGCACGTTGGGGTCTTTCGCAGGAGCCGGAGGTTCTCCGGGAGGAGTATGGATAAGGTGTTGAAGGAGGCGTTGAGGAGAGAGGATGGGAAGGTTTTAACGTTGAAGGATACTTGTAAGCCTCTCCTTGTCCCTTGCTTTGATCTCAACAGCGCTGCACCGTTTGTTTTCTCACGAGCCGACGCGTCCGAATCCCCTAGCTTTGATTTCGAGCTCTGGAAGGTCTGCCGTGCCACGACGGCCACTCCGAGCATGTTCAAGCCGTTTTCGTTGACGTCGGTTGACGGAAAAACCTCTTGCTCTGCCGTCGACGGGGGTCTCGTCATGAATAATCCCACTGCCGCGGCAGTCACTCATGTCCTCCACAACAAGCGCGACTTCCCATCCGTTAACGGCGTAGAAGACCTGCTAGTTCTGTCGTTGGGTAACGGTTCGCTAACCGA includes:
- the LOC100263127 gene encoding probable inactive patatin-like protein 9 → MELSKVTLEIFSKLEQKWLSHCEGSKKTRVLSIDGGGTTAVVATAALVHLEDQIQLKTGDSHSRIVDFFDVVVGTGIGAVFAAMLTADDGSGRPLFSAKEAVRFLTEKQCEMFKIKHVGVFRRSRRFSGRSMDKVLKEALRREDGKVLTLKDTCKPLLVPCFDLNSAAPFVFSRADASESPSFDFELWKVCRATTATPSMFKPFSLTSVDGKTSCSAVDGGLVMNNPTAAAVTHVLHNKRDFPSVNGVEDLLVLSLGNGSLTDPSRWRLRRDGECSTSAVVDIVLDGVSETVDQMLGNAFCWNRTDYVRIQANGFGIQKVGPRMAEEVLKERGVESLPFGGKRLLTETNGQRIERFVQRLVASGKSSLPPSPVKEAAVSPLVNGR